In Spiroplasma clarkii, the DNA window ATTTTATTTTCAGCATAAGGAGAAAAATGAAAAAACTACTATTAATTTTTGCGAGCGCATCTGTTTTGTCAGCACCTGCTGCTAGTGTGGTTGCTTGTGGTGGTACACCTGAACTAAGAATTGCTTTTGTTCCTTCACAAAAAGCAACTGAAGTTACTGCAACTGTTTCAAAACTTGAATCAAAGTTAGAAGCTGAAATGAAAAAACATGACAAAAATTTTTCAAGAAAAGTTAAAATAACAACTGCAACTAATTATGAAGCTGCTGGTAATGCAATGAAAAAGGGTAAAACCGATCTTGCCTTTCTTCCAGTAAATACTTATGAAAGCTATCGTGGAGATGTAAAAGATGATGGAACATATTCAGATGCTGGAATATTGTTGGTAGCATCAAGAAAAGCATTGACTGCTGAAAGTGCTTTCCCAAGTTTTCAAACTGATGATAAATTTGATGATGCAAAAGCAGCATCATCAACAATTAGCACAACAGATTTAGATAAACTATCAGCAAACTACAATGACATATTGAATAAACAAATAAATATTTCAGGTGAAGCTAATTCAAAAAAACTAGAATTGAACCCTGAAAATATTAAAAAAGTTTTATTTGACAGTAAAGGTAGCGATGTAAGCTATTACAGATCATACATTTATGCAAATAAAGATTTTGTAAGTAAAACACTTGGTGAAAATGTACCGGCTTCAGGAATAGCCTTCACTACTGAACAATTAAAATCATTAGTTGATAAAGCAGTAAAAGATAAGGCATTCGGTCTTGGTGAAAGTCCAACCTCAAGTGCCTCAGTCTTGTATCCACTACATTGATTGAAACATGACTTAGGTTATTCAAATGAAGAAATTAAAAAAGTCTATGAAACTAAAGAACTACAAAAAAATTACAGTGATGCTGCTCAAGGGTTAGCGAATGGTAAATTTGAGTTAGCAGTTGGTTTTGGAGATATTAGAAATGAACTAAAAGAACCTTCAACACTAGTTAGTGCTTTTAAAAATTCAATTACTATTGGAGCATCAATTGGAATACCAAATGATGGAATCATGTTTTCAAGAAAAACTGTTGATGAAACCTTAGCAACAAACTTAAGAACATCATTAATTTCATTAATTAAAGATCCAACCAATGCTGAAATCTTTGGTATTTATAGTCATACTGGATATGTGGGACCAAAAGATGGTGAAACAAACACTGCTTTTGAATCAACCAGAGATAAAATAGTGACTTCAAACTTAAGTACTATTAAAGAAATAAAAGATTTGGTAGCAGAAATAGCTGCATAAAAAGATATTTAAAAAATATGTGATTACAATTACATATTTTTTTATAGGAGTGAATATGATTAAATTTGAAAATGTTAATAAGGTTTGACCAAACGGTAAATATGCATTAGAAAACATTAATCTGGAAATTAAAACAGGTGAATTTGTAGCTATTGTAGGTTTATCTGGTGCTGGAAAAACCACTTTATTAAAAACTATTAATAAATTTGTACCAATTAGTTCAGGAGCAATTCAAATAAATTTTGATAATGAACAATTTGATGTAAACAAAATTAAAGGTAAAGAATTAAAAAATTTAAGAAAACATATTGGATTAATGTCACAAGAATATAACAACATTGAAAAGCAAGTTGTTTTAAAAAATGTTTTAAATTCACGGGTTTCAAAAATGGGATTCTTACGTGCATTAATTGGGTATTTTAATAAACAAGATAAATTTATTGCTCTGCAAAATTTAGAAAAGTTAAATTTACTCGATTATGCATATGTGAGAGCTGAAAATTTAAGCGGAGGTCAGCAGCAAAGAATTGCTCTTGCAAGAACTTTAGCACAAGAACCGAGTTTAATTATTGCTGATGAACCAGTTTCAGCTCTTGACCCTGTTCTTGCAAACCAAGTGATGCAAGATTTTCAAAGAATTAATAGTGAAGACAAAATAACAATTATTATTAATATTCATCATATTGATTTAGCATTAAAATATGCAACTAGAATAATAGGTTTAAAAGATGGGAAAATTTTATTTGCTGGAGACCCAGCTGAATTATCTACAACTAGACTTGAACAAATTTATGGAAAAGAGTATTCGAAAAATTAAATTATGTTAAAAAGAAAATGAAATAAACTAACATCAAGAGATGTTTTTAAAGTTAATGACCATTATACTAAACCTCCATCAAAAATTTTTGCTTGAACTTTAATTACTGTGGCAGTTACTATGGCAATTTTTGGTTTTATTTTTATTAATGCTAATTGAGTTGAGTTCTTTAGTAGCTTCAACCAACTTGGTGAAACTATAAAAAAAATGTTGTCATGAAACTTCAAAAATTATGCAACTCCGAATTCATTTGGTGATACTTTCTTTGCAAAAGCCTTCACTTCATTGAAGACTACAATTATTATGTCATTTGCTGGAACTATTCTTGGAGTTGCAATGGCAATTCCTGTAGCAATGTTAAGCTCAAATAATATTATTCACAATCGTACTGTTAACAATATTTTTAAAACTTTACTAGCAGTTTTAAGAACACTACCGGCATTTACTTTTGCTTTGATTTTGATTGGTTACTTTGGTCAAACAACTTTGTCAGTAACAATAGCCGTGGCAATATTTACTTTTGCAATTACTGGTAAATTATTTTTAGAAAGAATTGAACATGTTAATTTTAAAATTTATGCAGCAATTCAAGCCACAGGGGCTTCAAAACCAAGGGCATTTAGAACTGCAGTGGTACCACAAATTTCTCACAATATTCTTTCAATCACATTTTACTCACTTGAAACTAATGTTCGTTACATTGCAATTGTGGGAGGAATGTCTTCTGTAGGTTTGGGTGAGTTAATTCAAAACAATATTAATTTACAAAATTGAGATAAGGCAGGCTTCTTATTATTTTTACTTATTTTAGTAGTATTAATTTTAGAATTACTAATCTATGTAATCAAGAAATTTATTCTTAAAGATAGAGATTTTATTTTAGATAAAAGTGAGCAAGATGAAATTTTAAATAAAGTTAAACGTCAACTTGCAAAAAATAATTTAAATTTTTATATTAGTAATACCATCAAAGTAAATTTTAACTTTAAGAAAAAAAGTTTAAGAGAAAAATTTAAGTTATGAAGCAAACAAAGAGAAGCTGTGAAAAGTTTTAAACAAGAACATAAGCAAAAATTAAAATTAGATAAAGATAGTTTTTTAGCTATTAAAAAACAAGAACTAGACTATAAAAAATGATTTGTTTACAACCAAACAATTAGTCAAGATGTTCGTCTCGACAAAATTTATTTAACTAATTTTAATGTAGAAGTTGAAGAAATGAAAAGCAGAATGTATTTGGCAACAAAACAAGAAATGCAAAGTCAACATGAAAAGTTTTTACAAAGTCTAACCGTTGAAAAAGTCTATAAGAAGGCGCCACTAAAATGAATCAAGAGAGCCATTTTTTATAGTTTAATCTTTGCATTATTTGTTTACTCAGTATCTTTAATAGATTACAACTTAGAAACCGAAGATGTTATTGCCTCAACCAATAAAAACTTGGCAAGTATTTTTAAAATTAGTTGAGCTTCAATATTTTCAAAAACTGATATTGCCCCTTATTCAGTTGTCTACTTATTATTTGAAACACTGTCAATTGCAATTGTGGGAACATTCCTTGGAGCAATTCTAGCATTCATTCTTGGTTTATTAAGTTCTGAAACAATAGTTAATGTCTATGTTGCGAAAATATTTGTAACCATAACATCAATGTTTAGAGCAATTCCCACTTACATTTATGCTATAATTTTTGTCTCACTTGTTGGTCTAGGACCATTTAATGGAGCAATTGCTTTAGCAATGGGAACAACTGGAATGTTAACAAAATATAATCGAGAACTATTTGAAGATGTTAACTTTAAAATAGTGACACAATTACAGGCAACAGGATTAAATGCTTGAGAGCGTTTTAGATATGGAATTATGCCTCAAACAACAAGTGGTTTAGTTTCTTATGTAATTTATCGATTTGATATCAACTTCAAAGAGGTGGTTTCACTAGGAATTGTTGGGGCTGGGACGATGGGGTACTTGTTAAACACTTATTTTGGAGATCATTATTTTGCTGAGTTTGGTGCACTATTATTTGGAATTATGATATTTACTTTATTTGTTGAAACAGTTTCAACAACAATTAGAAACAAAATTAACTTAGGAGTTAATCCTAAATTTATGGATAACTTAATTTTATTCATTAAGAATAAAAATTGAATAGTTTATAAAGCTAATGCAGAAATTATTGCCTATCCAGTTAAATTAAACTATGATGAATCAAGAGCACTTTATGCTTATACAAATCAACAGTTGTTTATTTTAGTAAAAAAACTACAAAAAACTGAAAGATTAAGTTACAAAACAGCTTATGTTAGAGGGTATTGCGCTTACTTTAAATTAGATTTAATGACTTATGCTGAGCTTAAAACCTGAGAAAAAAACAAGATTTTAAAATATAAAATTCAAAGAAAAGACTATTTGTCATCATTGAAACAAAAATATCAACAAGAATTACAGAGCCTACAACAAAATTTACATAAAAAATTAAGTGAAACTAGTGATAAGACTGAGGTAAAAAGTTTAAAAAATGAATTTAAAAAGACTAAGAAAAATTCAACAAGAATCTTAAAGTATATGAAAAGTAATTTAAGCTTGTAAGGAGATTGCAAATGTTTAAAGAATTATTAGAGCAAATCAAATACCATGACACAATTATTTTATTGCGACACATTTTCCCAGATTATGATGCTATTGGTTCACAAATGGGTTTAGCAAGTTTTATTCAAGATAATTTTACAGATAAAAAAGTCTTAATTGGGGGCAAACTGCCACTTGAATATGAGACAATTGGGAAAAGTGACAGACTAAGTGCCAGAGATTTTAAAGGGGCACTAGTCATCATAACAGATACAGCCACCAAAGCTAGAATTGATGTTGAAAATCAGGATTTTTTAAAATCAGCTAGCATGGTTTTTAAAATAGACCATCATATAAATGAAGAACATTATGGAGATTTTGAGATTGTTGACCCCACCTATCCAGCAACCTGTGAATTATTAACAAAGCTTTTTGCTGAATCTAAGTTAATTTTTTCAAGACTAACAGCATTTTGCTTATTTCATGGACTTGTAACAGACACAGGCAGGTTTATGTATCGCAGTGTTAGTGCCAGAACTTTTGAAATGGCTGCGATTTTGTTAAAAAATGGTGCAGATTTCAAAAAGGCATATGAAAATATTTATCAAATTGATGCAAAGTTAATGTATTTAAAGGGATATATTCTTTCAAATTTTAAAATTACTGAAAATCAAGTGGCCTACATTGTTATTACACAAGCAATTTTACAAAAATTTCAGATAGATAACCCTCACCAAGTTGCTTTATGAGTCAATATTCTTGGTGAATTAAAAGCAGCTAAAATGTGACTATTTTTTGTTGAAACTTCTGATCACATTAGAGTAGAATTTAGATCAAATTCAATCTCTGTTCGTGAAATGGCAGTTCAATTTAATGGTGGAGGACACCAAACTGCAGCAGGAGCTAGGTTAAAAACTTTAAATGAATGCCAAAAAGTTGTAGAATTTTGCGACCTAATGGTCAAGAAAAGTCTGCTTTAAACCCTATTTTTAGGGTTTTTATTATAAATTATTGTAAAAATACTGTTGCTATTTATAAAAAATATAATTAAAATTAATAAAATGACTGTGAATTTGATATAATTTTAGAGTATGAGAGGGAGTTAATAATGGCAAAATTTCTAACAGCTAGCGATTTGAATGAATTTAAATTACTAATTAATGAGTACAGAGATAAATTAAATAGATCTGGACAAAAATTAGTGGTTGCAAAGGCAAAATACTCTAAAAAAGAAGTAGAGCTTGAATTTGTTCAACGTTATGAAACTGAATATAGAGAAAATAAAGCAAAATATAAAGCTAATGCCCATACTAAAAAGTTTGTGGACAACATTAATTTAGTTAAAACTAAAATTAGTAAAGCAAAAGCCAACAATTCAGATTTGACTGAATTGTTAACTGAGTTACAAACTGCAAAACAGTTGTTAAAAGATGCTAGGTTTTCACTAAGAGACAAAGGAAATAGTGCTGAACTTTCAAAAATTAACAAAGTAGCCCTAAAACTTGAGGATATTAAATTTAGATATAAAGATGACTTCCCCTTTGCAGTTGATGGAGTAAGTGTGGAAGTAAAACATGGTGAGTATGTAGCAATTATTGGTCACAATGGTAGTGGTAAATCTACCTTATCAAAAATCATTATTGGGGTTTTAAAACCAACCTCAGGAGCCATAGCAGTTTATGGAAACCGAGTAACTTCAAGTAATTTAAGTGTTATTCGTAAATTTATGGGAATAGTTTTTCAAAACCCAGATAACCAATTTATTGGTTCAACAGTTAAAGATGATATAGCTTTTGGTTTAGAAAACCGTAGAGTTGAACCTGCTGACATGGAAGAGATCATTCAAAAAGCAGCAAAAAAAGTAAATATGCATGAGTTCTTAGACCATGAACCATTAATGCTAAGTGGTGGGCAAAAGCAACGTGTTGCTATTGCCTCTGCTTTAGCTTTATCTCCAGATATTATGATTTTTGATGAAGCCACAAGTATGTTGGATCCAAAAGGTAAAACTGAAGTTAAAAACATTATGGTTGAATTAAAAAATACTCGTGAAAAAACAATTTTTTCAATCACTCATGATATGGATGAAATTTTAAATGCTGATAAAGTTATGGTGATGAATGCAGGACAACTTGTTAAATTTGGAACTCCAAGTGAAATTTTATCAGATAAGAATTTTTTAAGATCAATTCACTTAGATATTCCTTTTGTGGCTCAGGTGGAAGAAGCACTTGAAGAAGTTGGTCTTAAATTAGAGCACAGTGAAAGTTTAGAAGAGTTGGTGGAGAGAATATGTCAAAAGTAAACAATTCAGTAGATAAAAAAGAGTTAAAAGCTAGACGTAAACAACACTCAAAAAACCTAGCCCTGGCTCAAAAAGAGGAAATTCGAAGAACCAAAGATTTACATAAAAATACTATGAAGTTGATTAAAGAAGATTTACCCAATCAAAAAATCTTTAAAGCTGAATTTAATAAACTAAAGAAAGATAAACTACAAGATTCTCCTGTCAGGGTCAAAAAAGTTCAAGATTGATGAAACAACTTGACTCCAGAAGAAAAACTTGAAAAAACCAACATTAGACAGCACAAGGCCAAAATGGAGAGTGCTAAAAAACCACATTTTAATTTTGAAGATGATATTAAATTTGAAAATGTTTCTTTAACATATAGTAAAGACACACCATTTGAGTTTAGAGCTTTGGATG includes these proteins:
- a CDS encoding PhnD/SsuA/transferrin family substrate-binding protein, whose translation is MKKLLLIFASASVLSAPAASVVACGGTPELRIAFVPSQKATEVTATVSKLESKLEAEMKKHDKNFSRKVKITTATNYEAAGNAMKKGKTDLAFLPVNTYESYRGDVKDDGTYSDAGILLVASRKALTAESAFPSFQTDDKFDDAKAASSTISTTDLDKLSANYNDILNKQINISGEANSKKLELNPENIKKVLFDSKGSDVSYYRSYIYANKDFVSKTLGENVPASGIAFTTEQLKSLVDKAVKDKAFGLGESPTSSASVLYPLHWLKHDLGYSNEEIKKVYETKELQKNYSDAAQGLANGKFELAVGFGDIRNELKEPSTLVSAFKNSITIGASIGIPNDGIMFSRKTVDETLATNLRTSLISLIKDPTNAEIFGIYSHTGYVGPKDGETNTAFESTRDKIVTSNLSTIKEIKDLVAEIAA
- the phnC gene encoding phosphonate ABC transporter ATP-binding protein encodes the protein MIKFENVNKVWPNGKYALENINLEIKTGEFVAIVGLSGAGKTTLLKTINKFVPISSGAIQINFDNEQFDVNKIKGKELKNLRKHIGLMSQEYNNIEKQVVLKNVLNSRVSKMGFLRALIGYFNKQDKFIALQNLEKLNLLDYAYVRAENLSGGQQQRIALARTLAQEPSLIIADEPVSALDPVLANQVMQDFQRINSEDKITIIINIHHIDLALKYATRIIGLKDGKILFAGDPAELSTTRLEQIYGKEYSKN
- a CDS encoding PhnE/PtxC family ABC transporter permease; its protein translation is MLKRKWNKLTSRDVFKVNDHYTKPPSKIFAWTLITVAVTMAIFGFIFINANWVEFFSSFNQLGETIKKMLSWNFKNYATPNSFGDTFFAKAFTSLKTTIIMSFAGTILGVAMAIPVAMLSSNNIIHNRTVNNIFKTLLAVLRTLPAFTFALILIGYFGQTTLSVTIAVAIFTFAITGKLFLERIEHVNFKIYAAIQATGASKPRAFRTAVVPQISHNILSITFYSLETNVRYIAIVGGMSSVGLGELIQNNINLQNWDKAGFLLFLLILVVLILELLIYVIKKFILKDRDFILDKSEQDEILNKVKRQLAKNNLNFYISNTIKVNFNFKKKSLREKFKLWSKQREAVKSFKQEHKQKLKLDKDSFLAIKKQELDYKKWFVYNQTISQDVRLDKIYLTNFNVEVEEMKSRMYLATKQEMQSQHEKFLQSLTVEKVYKKAPLKWIKRAIFYSLIFALFVYSVSLIDYNLETEDVIASTNKNLASIFKISWASIFSKTDIAPYSVVYLLFETLSIAIVGTFLGAILAFILGLLSSETIVNVYVAKIFVTITSMFRAIPTYIYAIIFVSLVGLGPFNGAIALAMGTTGMLTKYNRELFEDVNFKIVTQLQATGLNAWERFRYGIMPQTTSGLVSYVIYRFDINFKEVVSLGIVGAGTMGYLLNTYFGDHYFAEFGALLFGIMIFTLFVETVSTTIRNKINLGVNPKFMDNLILFIKNKNWIVYKANAEIIAYPVKLNYDESRALYAYTNQQLFILVKKLQKTERLSYKTAYVRGYCAYFKLDLMTYAELKTWEKNKILKYKIQRKDYLSSLKQKYQQELQSLQQNLHKKLSETSDKTEVKSLKNEFKKTKKNSTRILKYMKSNLSL
- a CDS encoding DHH family phosphoesterase; translation: MFKELLEQIKYHDTIILLRHIFPDYDAIGSQMGLASFIQDNFTDKKVLIGGKLPLEYETIGKSDRLSARDFKGALVIITDTATKARIDVENQDFLKSASMVFKIDHHINEEHYGDFEIVDPTYPATCELLTKLFAESKLIFSRLTAFCLFHGLVTDTGRFMYRSVSARTFEMAAILLKNGADFKKAYENIYQIDAKLMYLKGYILSNFKITENQVAYIVITQAILQKFQIDNPHQVALWVNILGELKAAKMWLFFVETSDHIRVEFRSNSISVREMAVQFNGGGHQTAAGARLKTLNECQKVVEFCDLMVKKSLL
- a CDS encoding energy-coupling factor transporter ATPase; protein product: MAKFLTASDLNEFKLLINEYRDKLNRSGQKLVVAKAKYSKKEVELEFVQRYETEYRENKAKYKANAHTKKFVDNINLVKTKISKAKANNSDLTELLTELQTAKQLLKDARFSLRDKGNSAELSKINKVALKLEDIKFRYKDDFPFAVDGVSVEVKHGEYVAIIGHNGSGKSTLSKIIIGVLKPTSGAIAVYGNRVTSSNLSVIRKFMGIVFQNPDNQFIGSTVKDDIAFGLENRRVEPADMEEIIQKAAKKVNMHEFLDHEPLMLSGGQKQRVAIASALALSPDIMIFDEATSMLDPKGKTEVKNIMVELKNTREKTIFSITHDMDEILNADKVMVMNAGQLVKFGTPSEILSDKNFLRSIHLDIPFVAQVEEALEEVGLKLEHSESLEELVERICQK